The Papaver somniferum cultivar HN1 chromosome 3, ASM357369v1, whole genome shotgun sequence genome includes a region encoding these proteins:
- the LOC113358747 gene encoding serine/threonine-protein kinase STY13-like, translating to MVEGPKFTGIVGTSDYDNKMYEYTPGSYYKIGEDSNMSIDSMASLQTNTGGGSVAMSIDSSVASNDSHTRMLDHPGNKPVNNSNTMGYSVHRPGRDPHVLSDDALAEALMDASIPTQGLENYDDWTIDLTKLSMGMAFAQGAFGKLYKGTYKGEDVAIKILERPENSVERAQLMEQQFQQEVMMLATLRHPNIVRFIGACRKPMVWCIVTEYARGGSVRQFLNRRQNRSVPLKLAVKQALDVARGMAYVHGLGFIHRDLKSDNLLIASDKSIKIADFGVARIEVQTEGMTPETGTYRWMAPEMIQHRDYTHKVDVYSFGIVMWELITGLLPFQNMTAVQAAFAVVNKGVRPIIPNDCLPALTDIMTRCWDANPDVRPPFPEVVSMLENAEKEIMTTVRKARFRCCLTQPMTSD from the exons ATGGTGGAAGGACCGAAATTTACGGGGATTGTAGGAACTTCTGATTATGATAACAAAATGTATGAATACACACCAGGGTCATACTACAAGATTGGTGAGGATTCAAATATGTCAATTGATAGTATGGCGAGTTTGCAGACGAATACGGGCGGCGGGTCTGTTGCTATGTCTATAGATAGTAGTGTTGCATCGAATGATTCTCACACACGTATGCTTGATCACCCCGGCAACAAACCTGTTAATAATAGTAATACAATGGGATATAGTGTCCATCGTCCAGGTAGAGATCCACATGTGTTAAGTGATGATGCACTAGCTGAGGCTTTGATGGATGCTAGTATACCTACTCAGGGACTTGAGAATTACGACGATTGGACGATTGATTTGACGAAGCTCAGTATGGGGATGGCGTTTGCACAGGGTGCTTTTGGAAAGCTGTATAAAGGAACGTATAAGGGTGAAGATGTTGCAATAAAAATATTGGAGAGGCCTGAGAATAGTGTTGAGAGGGCTCAGTTAATGGAACAGCAATTCCAGCAGGAAGTTATGATGCTTGCTACACTGAGGCATCCGAATATTGTTCGGTTTATTGGGGCGTGTCGTAAACCAATGGTTTGGTGCATCGTAACGGAATACGCGAGGGGTGGATCAGTTCGACAGTTTTTGAATAGGCGGCAAAATAGATCGGTGCCATTAAAATTGGCAGTCAAGCAGGCGTTGGATGTTGCAAGGGGAATGGCGTATGTACACGGGCTTGGTTTTATACATCGGGATCTCAAATCTGATAATCTTCTAATTGCATCAGACAAGTCGATTAAAATTGCAGATTTTGGGGTGGCACGGATTGAAGTTCAAACAGAGGGTATGACTCCAGAGACGGGAACTTACCGTTGGATGGCTCC AGAAATGATCCAGCACAGGGATTACACACATAAGGTGGACGTGTACAGCTTTGGCATTGTCATGTGGGAACTCATCACAGGATTACTTCCATTCCAGAATATGACGGCAGTGCAAGCCGCATTTGCCGTTGTAAACAAAGGTGTCAGGCCAATAATCCCAAACGACTGCCTTCCTGCACTTACCGATATCATGACACGTTGCTGGGATGCAAATCCTGATGTCCGTCCACCTTTTCCAGAGGTTGTCAGTATGCTTGAGAATGCTGAGAAGGAGATAATGACTACCGTTCGAAAGGCTCGCTTCAGGTGTTGCTTGACGCAACCCATGACTTCAGACTGA